The Lynx canadensis isolate LIC74 chromosome D4, mLynCan4.pri.v2, whole genome shotgun sequence DNA window gaagtcagatgcttaaggactgagccacccaagtgcccttctcCTTTATTTCATGTGTCAACAAAGCATATAAAGGGCTCCCACCTAAATGGTCAGAACCATATGGACTTGGATACCTGGCTTTTCTGTCACTGTGCTTAGTGACAGCATTTGTTCATAAAATTGTGTCACACCCACATGCCTGTTGAGGAATCATAGAAAATCGGATGATACATCAGAATTCCAGGTTCTCTTCAGCATTAAAGATCTTATTCCCAAGTTTCAGAGATGGTGAATTAGAAAAGGCAATCCTAAATCTGTCTATGATAATGGAACAAGGAGGGTTCAATACCACTATGCATGCTTTGAAAACACTCCAGTCAGAAGGTAACAGCTTAGCCTCTGGGGGTCTCCAAAGTCATCATGTTCTAGATACCGTGACTGCCCAGCAGGGGGAGCTCGTGCAATCATCAGTGGAAAATGTTGCTTTTTATCTAACCCAAATGAGGCACATAATATCTAACttaaatctactttaaaaaaggaattaatattttccaccaaataaatgaaacacatttaTTTGAGCAGATCTATTTCCAGGATTGTGGGACTCATTTCATGAGGTGTGGGGAAATGCGTTCTCTTCTATTTATTCAtcctcttgccttcttttttccaaatgttttgagCATAAATGACACACGATGTTAccgtagtttcaggtgtacaacatagtaactTGCCAACTGTATACATTAtgttgtgctcaccacaagtgtagctaccccCACCCTACATTGCTATTAAAATaccgttgactatattccctatgctgtgccctTGATTCCTGTGACTGATTCATTCCATACTGGAAGCCTGTACCCCACACCCTcgttcacccattcattcatcctCATGGTGATCTatgcttttcttattctttgtagATTTCTTACTGCTCAATCCAAACTGGACTTCTCTCTCCACAGTCATCTGCTCAGCTATTTATTATATAAACTTCCAGAGGAGTTTCAGAGGAAGAAACTCTGAGCCCCAGGGAggccaccccaaaatgtgccaccaTGGCATATTGACTATCTTGAGTTGAAGCTACTTGGGATGCAACCAGTGCAAGAACACCCAGGCTGTCACATGCCcctcctgaaagcaggaaatgagTGGCCCATATGAAAGGTCCCCTCCATGTGCTACGAGGTAGAGACATCCTTATCAGCAGAGATGGGGCTTCCAAGCTGAGAAAGCTTGTAGAAACCAACCTTGTTACTTTTTTACTCATCTACAACCTCAGCCCAGATTCCACTTAGAATTCCTGCAATTTAAAACTCCCacacaccttttttctttttcctgtcaattcctcacaaattATTGTctttgtctaaaatatataagactgccaaaaacaaaaaacaaaaaaaaccctgcccaACTTGATCatttttggggcggggggggggcggggggggttggTGTTCAAACTCATTACTGGGCCTCCCTGCCTAGTAATAAAATTTTGAGGCTTTTTTTCTCCCATTGACCCATTTCATCTCAATTAAATTCTTAAACCACTTGGAAATCAGGAAGGAAATTAGGAGGAATACTGGAGGAAATAAACCTTTGCATTTTTTACTATAAAGTAGTTTATGtattaaaaacagaatcacaCCTCAGCATAtgacagtaaattttattttaaaaggtaaaacttTCATGCAaccttttaaaacatgaaattcaaAAGTTATTAAGCAAGTTAACCAAACACCACTGATTAGAGCAGGGATTAAAGAAGTAGTTTCGTCACTAGTGTGAACGGTCACAGAAACCAATCACAACTTGGATCTTCGGTGATTCAAGTGTTTTATCCCGCACAATAAGATGTGAtcgactttaaaataaaatccattttctgtATATTCTGTTGCCAATCAAGGCTTTCTTTATCACCATGATCTTACACGATAGGAAAGCTAGCCATGGTGGCGATTCCACAGTGGTTGTCCCggtctttggccatttttatgtaGCCGTCCATGCCCCAGTCAGCGCCCCAGCTGAAAAAAGACAGGGTTTTCCAATTGTTACAAATGGTAAAACACGTTTATCTTTATGAATAATAACACTCGATACTGAGCAGTGCAGCAGAGACCAGGACAGATTCAGGAAGAATCGGGAGAGGCCGTTCTTGTTCATGGTTGAGTTCTAACCCAGCACAGAATTCTATCTCCAGACCTTTCACAAAACTGCAATGTGAGCAGGAAAATTTTGGGACCCAGATGTGttatagaaattttttaaaattccaatttagAAATACAGTGGTACCAAAACTATATCAGGACCCTAGCAAGCTTGAGACAGTATCTTAATGTCGTCATCATATGACTATGTCTGTGCTCCCCCCTTGATGGGGTAAACGCTGCTGGGATTTCAGAAGTGTGCTCAAGGGTTGGGGGACCTGCGTCCAAACACTGGTTCCAAAAAACATTCCCTTTTCAAATTCAAAAGTACGTATTCCTCGATTTTCATACCTGTTCTTGACAAACCAATATTTTTGGTTATCGGATTCTTTTCCTTGAAAGCCATAGCCAACCACCAGAACACCGTGATTCAGGTCTTCACTGCTGCACTTTGGATCATAATAAATGCCTGGGGAGTAATATTCAGTGCTGAGGTGAGGATTCCCACGTGACATGTGATAGTAACCCAGCCTATCAACCACAGTAGGGGAGGCATTTCAAAATTCAGTTGTGATATTGATATGAATTCAGATGAGAtttaaaagtcatatatttttgtttagcAGGAAGGGGTGGGGATTTAGGCCCTCATCTCACACCAGGAGAAATACTAACTGTCACAATCCCTTTTGAAAATAATAGTCAAggggcattaaaaaaatcacccgCCAAAACCTTATTATTCTACTTGTAGGATGTCAACCTAGGGAAACAGCAGAGAACATAAAATTACTTGAGCCAAGAGCTACTTTCCACTGTTAATTTCAGTagcaaaattctttaaaagttatCAAGGtctaatatttagaaaaaagtatggggcgcctgggtggcttggtcggttaagtgtccgacttcggctcaggtcatgatctcacggtccgtgagttcaagccccacgtcgggctctgtgctgacagctcagagcctggagcctgtttcagattctgtgtccccctcccctgttcatgctctgtctctctctgtctcaaaaataaataaacgttaaaaaaaaatttaatatttagaaaaaagtaaagtaaGCCATACCAATCAAATTATGTagccatttaaatatatttatgatatactTATCCTCATGGGGATATGTCAAGTCATGGCATATGGAAAGAGCAGGCATAAATATTACATGTACAAAATGAGCGACTATGTTATGTCCACACACCCCTAAATTCTACATTGAGTTGTACATACCAAAGTGTCACTCTTGCTGTTTCTTAGGGtggttttccaatttttctacctAAATTTCTACTTCGACAAATGCTTACCTTCTTTATAGAAGCGGAAGGTATCCAGGCTAGCATCTATAGCAGCCGAGATGGGCCCCATATTTGCCACTGCCATCATAAGGGCCTCCTCCTGCTGAGGGATGTTCTCGAAGGCGGTGACATTGGCAGCAGAATGCTCAGGCCTGTATTTGCAGGGTCCATCCTTTGAATGGTAAGGGAAAAGAAACTTGATTACAACCATCCACTTCCTGGGGAACACGACTTCAAGGCAGCTTACAGGTAAAAGATTTCCAAGTCAAGTTTTTTGTGAAGCAACCCAGGAGGTGAAAGGGcatttattgttttgaaattgaaaaaCTAACTGGTgtgaggggccctgggtggctcagtcggttaagtatccaactcttgatttcggctcaggtcatgatctcacagttgtgagatgaagTCCCGTGCTCTgcatggagcatggagcctgcttgggattctctccctctccctctctctctctctgtaccccttcccctttcatgctctgtctttctcgctctcaaaattaattaataaataaacttaaaaaaaaaaaagcaaagctaatTGGTCTGGATTCAGTGAAACACTCGTGGTCTACCTGTCCATAAGAAGTTTTTCACCTTGGAGAAATCTGTACCCTATATAGAAAGGTATGCATATCTCCATGtgatgtagaaataaaaacagctatGTGGTAACCATCTAAGCAGAGAACTATGCCAGGCTAATACCGTTTAATGACAGTCCTGACAGGCTGCAGATAGAGAGTCTACAATTGGAAATGTGAATGTTAAACATGGTGTCTGTTTTCTTCAAAAGCATTCAGCTCTAAGGGCAGAGCTGGAATGGTGACAAGTGAGGAGCTCCACTCACTCTTGCAACATATGGATAGGATTCCTCTGTGTCCAGGCCTCCATTGTTCTTAACATACTGGAAGGCATTGCTCATTAGACCACCATTGCAGCCTTCATTGCCTTGAGGCCAAGAGCAGTCCAGGAGGTTCTGCACACTCAAGGAAACACGTTTGCCAGTTTTCCGGAACATCTGTCCTTCAAGGGCACCAGTTGCACTAAAAGCCCAGCCAGAAGCACACCGACCCTGGAAACAAATTATAAAGGTCTCAGTCTACAAAACCAATAGCAAGACTGACAACAGTCTATTGATCTGAAGactcttttaaaatatagcaaaaatgGTATATGGTTTCCACAGCAGGAAACCATAGCAAGGGGGACACTTTCTTTTTGGCTTTCATCTTGGAGAGAGACCTGATGATTAGTCATCCTTGATACTCACAGGACTTATAGCAGGTGTCTGTCTCCTGTCCACAGGTACATAGATATCAGCAAAGAAaggtattttaaacattttccctttctcaTCCTTCTCGATTTTAAGGCCATTCATCATGTGTCTGAATTCTTCATTGGtcttcaaggaaaagaaagtagaatgttGACAAGCATAAGATTTTTTTGGCAAAGtactgaggagagagagaacaaaacatTCAGCAATCCGTGCCACACTCACCATGTCACCAAAGCCATTCATTGCCATCGTGAAGCTGTGTTTCCCTTGGCTTTGTTCTCGATTGTGCTGTTCAatcattttcatattcttctccCACACTGCTTTCCTCCAGCCCTCATTCTAGAGGCAAACATATGACTTatcatctttatttctatttaaaacctACTGACCTGCACCTGACCACCTGACCACCTGACCTGTGGATGTGCTCACAGAGGGGAggagaaatcacagccagggatgGCTTGATGCTTCTGGGAGCTGTTCTCCAGCAACCACACAGCAAGACATATGCCCACACTGCGCACAGTCACGGTGCCCTGCTTACTGCCTTAGGAAGAGCAGCCTCAAGATGCTACTCTGTGCTACGAACTACCACCAGCACGGACATTCTCTTTGGGTCCCCTGGATAGTTTGGATGTTACCAACCATTCCATATTGCTTCCCATGTGTTGCCTTCCAGTGAATCCATTGTGCATCTAAACTTTGATCAAGCTCTATAGTAGCTGAGGCTATTCCCAAGCAAAGGGCGATCAGGAAGACAAAAGGATACATGTTTCAAAAcctaggaaggaaaaagaaataagtatctGATTAGACTTATCTGTCTAAAAATCCATCCTCCTTTCTTCTAGATGTTAAAATCACTATGATGGAGTAAAATCATTGAATTTATTCTCCCAAGTACTTACCCAAAGATTATACCAGCCCCACCAGGTTGCTCACCTGATCATGTAGCTGTGCAGATGCCGTCAGAAGGTGTAGTCCCAGGGATCTCTGATGTTGGGCAGTGGCTTTAAGGCCACCCATCTAAAGCCCTGGGGTTTGGCCTCACTGGCCCTGCCCACACCAGCCGGGCACACTGTgatcttgtttgttttgcttttgttttccaagCTGATGGCTTCTATTCTGAAGTTTTCTTGATGATTATATCTTGTTTTTAGCAGAACAAAAACTTCTAGACAATCATGTGGACTCATGTCCCCCCTCAAATCATCCTTAATTGGTTTGACTAAAACAATGAGCTCACAGTGGTCCAGCTGACAAAAACAAGTATACGCATATTCAGCAAGGAAAAAGATGTCCACCTCCAGTTAATTGATGTCATTATAAGATGGGGAGGACATGTGTCATAAAGGCACATTGGAATACAGTTAGTGATCAGATGCTATCAACTGTGGGTCTAACATTGTGATAACTATATTTTTTAGACGTTTTTCTCACAACTCAGGTCAGAtaagtgtattttcattttatagataaagaagagagacaagagaaaTTTTGTCACCCATTCAAAAGAATAAAGCCAAAGTCAGCTCACTGACGAGTTTTAACTGTAAAAGTATGTTGAAGGTGGCCATTCTGAATGGAGGCAAAAGACAGCAGCACAGGCATCCACAGAGATACTGCCacttcagttccagaccactgcaataaggCAATATCACAATGAAGTGAGTCAAATGaactttttggtttcccagtgcatataaaagtcaTGTTGACACTACACTATATAGTCTATTAAATGTGCAATAGtatttatgatcttttttttttttcaacgtttatttatttttgggacagagagagacagagcatgaacgggggaggggcagagagagagggagacacagaatcggaaacaggctccaggctccgagccatcagcccagagcctgacgcggggctcgaactcccggaccgcgagatcgtgacctggctgaagtcggacgcttaaccgactgcgccacccaggcgcccctttatgatctttaaaaaaatgtacagatgttaattaaaaaatacttcattgctacAAAGTGCTacccatcatctgagctttcagcaagtgtGACCTttctgctggtggagggtcttgtttcaatgttgatggctgctgactggtCAGGGTGGTGGATGCTAAAGGTTGGGGTGGCAgaggcagtttcttaaaataagatgaCAATGA harbors:
- the LOC115499503 gene encoding cathepsin L1-like isoform X4: MHPSLFLAALCLGIASAAPQVDPNLDAQWFQWKAAHGKIYNVDEEGWRRAVWETNLKMIEQHNREYNQGKHSFTMAMNGFGDMTNDEFRHTMNGLKIQKGKNGKVFQIPSFVGISVPVDRREMADVSPMKNQGRCASGWAFSATGALEGQMFRKTGKRVSLSVQNLLDCSWPQGNEGCNGGLMSNAFQYVKNNGGLDTEESYPYVARDGPCKYRPEHSAANVTAFENIPQQEEALMMAVANMGPISAAIDASLDTFRFYKEGIYYDPKCSSEDLNHGVLVVGYGFQGKESDNQKYWFVKNSWGADWGMDGYIKMAKDRDNHCGIATMASFPIV
- the LOC115499503 gene encoding cathepsin L1-like isoform X1, with translation MHPSLFLAALCLGIASAAPQVDPNLDAQWFQWKAAHGKIYNVDEEGWRRAVWETNLKMIEQHNREYNQGKHSFTMAMNGFGDMTNEEFRHMMNGLKIEKDEKGKMFKIPFFADIYVPVDRRQTPAISPTETFIICFQGRCASGWAFSATGALEGQMFRKTGKRVSLSVQNLLDCSWPQGNEGCNGGLMSNAFQYVKNNGGLDTEESYPYVARDGPCKYRPEHSAANVTAFENIPQQEEALMMAVANMGPISAAIDASLDTFRFYKEGIYYDPKCSSEDLNHGVLVVGYGFQGKESDNQKYWFVKNSWGADWGMDGYIKMAKDRDNHCGIATMASFPIV
- the LOC115499503 gene encoding cathepsin L1-like isoform X3 translates to MHPSLFLAALCLGIASAAPQVDPNLDAQWFQWKAAHGKIYNVDEEGWRRAVWETNLKMIEQHNREYNQGKHSFTMAMNGFGDMTNDEFRHTMNGLKIQKGKNGKVFQIPSFVGISVPVDRREMADVSPMKNWGPCGRCASGWAFSATGALEGQMFRKTGKRVSLSVQNLLDCSWPQGNEGCNGGLMSNAFQYVKNNGGLDTEESYPYVARDGPCKYRPEHSAANVTAFENIPQQEEALMMAVANMGPISAAIDASLDTFRFYKEGIYYDPKCSSEDLNHGVLVVGYGFQGKESDNQKYWFVKNSWGADWGMDGYIKMAKDRDNHCGIATMASFPIV
- the LOC115499503 gene encoding cathepsin L1-like isoform X5; the encoded protein is MYPFVFLIALCLGIASATIELDQSLDAQWIHWKATHGKQYGMNEGWRKAVWEKNMKMIEQHNREQSQGKHSFTMAMNGFGDMTNEEFRHMMNGLKIEKDEKGKMFKIPFFADIYVPVDRRQTPAISPGRCASGWAFSATGALEGQMFRKTGKRVSLSVQNLLDCSWPQGNEGCNGGLMSNAFQYVKNNGGLDTEESYPYVARDGPCKYRPEHSAANVTAFENIPQQEEALMMAVANMGPISAAIDASLDTFRFYKEGIYYDPKCSSEDLNHGVLVVGYGFQGKESDNQKYWFVKNSWGADWGMDGYIKMAKDRDNHCGIATMASFPIV
- the LOC115499503 gene encoding cathepsin L1-like isoform X2; the protein is MYPFVFLIALCLGIASATIELDQSLDAQWIHWKATHGKQYGMNEGWRKAVWEKNMKMIEQHNREQSQGKHSFTMAMNGFGDMTNEEFRHMMNGLKIEKDEKGKMFKIPFFADIYVPVDRRQTPAISPTETFIICFQGRCASGWAFSATGALEGQMFRKTGKRVSLSVQNLLDCSWPQGNEGCNGGLMSNAFQYVKNNGGLDTEESYPYVARDGPCKYRPEHSAANVTAFENIPQQEEALMMAVANMGPISAAIDASLDTFRFYKEGIYYDPKCSSEDLNHGVLVVGYGFQGKESDNQKYWFVKNSWGADWGMDGYIKMAKDRDNHCGIATMASFPIV